Proteins co-encoded in one Daphnia carinata strain CSIRO-1 chromosome 3, CSIRO_AGI_Dcar_HiC_V3, whole genome shotgun sequence genomic window:
- the LOC130692894 gene encoding segmentation protein Runt-like produces the protein MSTKVLMPERSQHPSSSSSSSAFDTMVDHQGELIQTGSPYFLCTALPTHWRSNKSLPVAFRVVALGEIADGTVVAIRAGNDENYCCELRNHTAVMKNQVAKFSDLRFVGRSGRGKSFTLSIIVSSSPVQVTTYNKAIKVTVDGPREPRTKSPGHPSPFGPFSLFQAPWLDPAYFNLSNLTQFGQFGANMGNLANLPCPPPWDHHHVRRMTDPLALIKGVNNSSSVGDRAELSWPSNTSQPVSLPNSASHPPHGMVPSLAGYPPSGLAYSPTVPLPTPPPSLLPALPVSGGVNGLNGLNPNFNLSLNINPRLLGPAHMAHPLTSLINSLHGFSNNKASPTALNAAQPVASQQRQQQQQQQQQHDVSKSKTESDRKPSALKEKMAESTVCVTKSAFHQVTPALMPQESTKSEPSSPSSTSISPTGVTHGSNAKIATAPVSITTAIVNPTKTVWRPY, from the exons ATGTCAACCAAAGTTCTAATGCCGGAACGCTCTCAACACCCGTCGTCATCCTCCTCATCGTCGGCCTTCGACACTATGGTCGACCACCAAGGCGAGCTCATCCAGACGGGCAGCCCGTACTTTCTGTGCACGGCCCTTCCGACACATTGGCGATCCAACAAATCACTGCCCGTCGCCTTTCGGGTCGTGGCCCTTGGAGAAATCGCCGACGGCACTGTCGTCGCCATTCGGGCCGGCAACGACGAAAACTACTGTTGCGAACTCCGCAATCACACGGCCGTCATGAAGAACCAAGTGGCCAAATTCAGCGATCTCCGTTTTGTCGGCAGATCGGGAAGAG GTAAAAGCTTCACGCTGTCGATCATCGTCAGTTCGTCGCCGGTGCAAGTAACCACTTACAACAAAGCCATCAAAGTGACAGTGGACGGACCCCGGGAACCGCGCACCAAGTCAC CAGGCCATCCGTCACCATTTGGGCCATTCTCCTTGTTCCAGGCACCTTGGCTCGACCCGGCCTATTTTAACCTTTCCAATTTGACCCAGTTCGGTCAGTTTGGTGCCAATATGGGAAACCTGGCCAATTTGCCGTGTCCACCACCGTGGGATCACCATCACGTGAGACGAATGACCGACCCTCTGGCTCTCATTAAAG GAGTCAACAATTCGTCGTCGGTGGGAGACAGAGCTGAACTAAGCTGGCCTTCCAACACCAGCCAGCCCGTCTCGTTGCCCAACTCGGCGTCACATCCGCCACACGGCATGGTACCCTCCTTAGCCGGCTATCCGCCTTCCGGATTGGCTTATTCACCGACGGTGCCGCTACCGACTCCTCCGCCCAGTCTGTTACCCGCCCTGCCAGTCTCCGGTGGTGTCAACGGTCTCAACGGTCTCAaccccaatttcaatttgaGTTTGAACATCAATCCCCGACTACTGGGTCCAGCTCACATGGCCCACCCGTTGACGTCGCTCATCAACTCACTTCACGgcttcagcaacaacaaagcgTCGCCTACAGCGCTCAACGCAGCGCAGCCAGTTGCATCGCAGCAgcgtcagcaacaacagcagcaacaacaacagcatgACGTCAGCAAGAGCAAGACGGAGTCCGACCGTAAACCGTCGGcgctgaaagaaaaaatggccgaGTCGACGGTATGCGTCACGAAATCGGCATTCCACCAGGTCACTCCGGCACTCATGCCGCAAGAAAGCACAAAGAGTGAGCCGAGTTCTCCGTCGTCCACCAGCATTTCTCCGACGGGCGTCACGCACGGCAGCAACGCCAAAATCGCGACGGCACCCGTTTCAATCACGACGGCTATCGTCAATCCAACCAAAACGGTTTGGAGACCTTACTGA
- the LOC130692907 gene encoding uracil phosphoribosyltransferase homolog yields the protein MSELNSVVHEDFGPNFRVLKRNDQTCELQTIIRDRNTSRNDFKFYADRLIRLVIEESLNQLPYTPCTVVTPIGFPYDGLQFEKGNCGVSIVRSGEAMEQGLRDCCRSMRIGKILIDSDHDTHEAKVVYAKFPEDIAQRKVLLMYPIMSTGNTVVKAVSVLKDHSVLEENIVLANLFCTPPATQTIVTAFPQMKILTSEIHPVAPNHFGQKYFGTD from the exons ATGTCTGAGCTGAATTCAGTTGTTCATGAGGATTTTGGTCCGAATTTTCGCGTTCTCAAGAGGAATGACCAGACATGTGAACTACAGACAATAATTCGTGACAG GAACACTAGTCGGAatgatttcaaattttatgCTGACAGATTG ATTCGTCTTGTGATTGAAGAAAGTTTGAACCAACTTCCTTACACACCTTGCACAGTTGTAACTCCCATAGGTTTTCCATATGATGGCTTGCAGTTTGAAAAGGGAAACTGTGGAGTATCAATTGTCAGAAGTGGAGAAGCAATGGAACAG GGACTTAGGGATTGCTGTAGATCAATGAGAATTGGGAAAATTTTGATCGACTCAGATCATGATACCCATGAAGCTAAAGTTGTTTATGCCAAGTTTCCTGAAGACATTGCCCAAAGAAAAGTTCTTCTTATGTATCCAATCATGA GCACCGGCAATACTGTCGTTAAAGCAGTTAGCGTTCTAAAGGACCATTCGGTGCTGGAGGAAAATATAGTCCTTGCTAACCTTTTCTGTACTCCACCAGCTACCCAAACAATAGTAACAGCCTTTCCTCAG ATGAAAATCTTGACTTCTGAAATTCATCCAGTTGCACCTAATCACTTTGGACAGAAATACTTTGGAACTGATTAA
- the LOC130692903 gene encoding TIMELESS-interacting protein-like yields the protein MSDLDSGDDIFGETKNTSNWDKEKDPNGLNEEIDKTDVSHSKSEKKDNSTKTRKLVRNPQLKLDTSRICGERGIKAVMADFRTVKLGGKGYEKSDLETILSKMEHWAHRLFPKLPFDDCVESVAKLGNTKHVQVYMKKFRMEESEIEAMVEESVINTDSQFDNIMEQATKECSTVFSQPSQSVMRTTVTEDQQLRMAENKRRAEERRKSKLLQNSLLCSDQCQSEKSPSEVLTTSEQPKDNHITEIAEDSSELLDVDTFLENLPQ from the exons ATGAGTGATCTGGATAGTGGTGACGACATATTTGGAGAAACCAAAAACACCTCAAATTGGGATAAGGAAAAAGATCCAAACGGCTTGAACGAGGAAATAGATAAAACAGATGTTTCAC ATtccaaaagtgaaaaaaaggacaactCAACCAAAACAAGGAAACTTGTCAGAAACCCACAGTTAAAGCTTGACACAAGCAG AATTTGTGGTGAAAGAGGAATAAAAGCTGTCATGGCTGATTTTCGTACAGTAAAGCTGGGAGGAAAAGGATATGAAAAATCCGATCTTGAAACCATTCTCTCCAAAATGGAACATTGGGCTCATCGTTTGTTCCCAAAGCTACCCTTTGATGATTGTGTGGAGAGTGTAGCAAAACTAGGGAATACTAAACATGTACAG GTGTATATGAAGAAATTTCGCATGGAAGAATCAGAAATTGAAGCAATGGTTGAGGAAAGTGTGATAAACACAGATTCACAGTTTGACAATATCATGGAACAGGCAACCAAAGAATGTAGTACCGTTTTTTCTCAACCTTCCCAGTCAGTCATGAGGACAACTGTAACTGAAGACCAGCAGTTGAGAATggctgaaaacaaaagaagggcagaagagagaagaaaatcaaagttGTTGCAAAACAGCTTGTTGTGTAGTGACCAGTGTCAAAGTGAAAAGTCCCCTTCAGAAGTGTTAACCACATCAGAACAGCCAAAGGATAATCATATTACTGAAATTGCTGAAGATAGCAGTGAACTCCTGGATGTTGATacatttcttgaaaatttgcCTCAATAA
- the LOC130692883 gene encoding diacylglycerol kinase theta-like, producing MAAGGDDQWPTTGSHGHYFLKKNFHKPSYCHHCSDLVWGLLGQGYVCEVCNFVVHDRCLKGVVSPCIHIATALIETPVAHFWAESNHHSQKRRFCNVCRKRLDDTYSFRCEVCDYHVHAECQDGALPNCRQASTYTPGWTLEDIRPTHYWREGNLPTGAKCIYCRKSCWSAECLAGWKCEWCGFAVHSMCYKSVNPECNYGVLAPSLLPPHAVSNNCHTVALETLIGSQPRRRETASPRSISEDFSSGGGEAANKSFRESDDNYSQSRERDRSRERDDRDEELIKVYDGIASFRHHSYKLISVPRHTSVEQLVAAAMWAFHLTGDPGDYYLTDLCGNSEKEIEEPYPIPLLTRVDGRKPALLLRFRESTDSGWVRVHAGRLQVSESPKLVPVSSGTSAASLLSESLPLFGLESANPEDFSVTEIIMHKGVSERVLARDEIPWESLKQIGRESLRQMQRTRFYLQPKEVPCSENLAVFVSNLPFNLSQRQYEKILLDILGKDNKYSSIGPIYYEYGSMVLTYQNFDDAIQACYILKDATYEERSLSAALLPNIIPQLIPPGVQPLLVFVNVKSGGCQGLELVTSFRKLLNPYQVYDLDIGGPLPGLYVFRHVKDYRILVCGGDGTIGWVLQCLDNVGQDSECSSPPCAIVPLGTGNDLARVLRWGSGYTGGEDPLNLLRDVIEAEEIRLDRWTVVFHPSDEKLFEDGKGGCGTGGVMSTSTAISNEDNTQIFVMNNYFGIGIDADLCLDFHNAREENPNKFNSRLHNKGVYVKMGIRKMMGRKMCKDMHKEIRLEVDGKIVELPPVEGIIILNILSWGSGANPWGFERDDQFSVPNHWDGMLEVVGVTGVLHLGQIQSGLRSAIRIAQGGHIRIRMNSELPIQVDGEPWIQCAGEIVVLKSALKATMLKKKKGNIPSSAMSQTSNHTAGNSKIRCPAVIPATSELDNSGFDESQSTPGNKTQIYSTTV from the exons ATGGCAGCTGGCGGAGATGATCAATGGCCAACAACAGGGAGTCATGGACATTACTTcctgaagaaaaattttcACAAGCCATCTTATTGCCACCATTGTTCTGATTTGGTATGGGGACTTCTTGGACAAGGATACGTTTGTgaag TTTGCAATTTCGTCGTGCACGATCGCTGCCTTAAGGGAGTTGTGTCACCATGTATCCACATCGCTACGGCACTTATCGAG ACACCAGTCGCGCACTTTTGGGCAGAATCTAACCACCACAGTCAAAAGCGACGGTTTTGTAACGTGTGCCGAAAGCGTCTGGATGACACCTATTCATTTCGGTGTGAAG TTTGTGACTATCACGTGCATGCCGAGTGCCAAGATGGAGCCCTGCCAAACTGTCGCCAAGCTTCTACCTACACACCTGGGTGGACATTGGAGGATATTCGGCCTACCCACTACTGGCGAGAGGGAAATTTGCCAACTGGCGCGAAGTGTATATATTGCCGAAAATCGTGTTGGAGTGCTGAATGTCTTGCAGGATGGAAATGTGAATGGTGTGGATTTGCG GTTCATTCCATGTGTTACAAATCAGTAAATCCCGAATGCAATTATGGGGTCCTTGCGCCAAGTCTTCTTCCACCGCACGCCGTTAGTAATAACTGCCATACAGTCGCATTGGAAACGCTGATAGGATCACAGCCAAGGAGGAGAGAAACAGCATCAC CCCGGAGCATTTCAGAAGATTTTTCCAGCGGTGGTGGTGAAGCTGCCAATAAGTCATTCCGTGAAAGTGATGATAATTATAGTCAAAGCCGAGAACGAGATCGATCAAGGGAGCGCGACGACCGGGATGAAG AATTAATTAAAGTGTACGATGGGATCGCTTCGTTTCGCCACCATAGCTACAAACTGATCTCCGTTCCCCGACACACCAGTGTTGAACAACTAGTCGCAGCTGCTATGTGGGCATTTCACCTGACAGGAGATCCTG GAGACTATTATCTTACAGATCTGTGCGGAAATTCCGAGAAGGAAATTGAGGAGCCCTACCCGATACCTTTACTGACACGAGTGGACGGGAGGAAGCCAGCCCTATTACTTCGTTTTCG TGAATCAACCGATTCCGGTTGGGTCCGCGTTCATGCGGGAAGGTTACAAGTGTCTGAATCTCCCAAGCTTGTACCGGTTAGCAGTGGTACCAGCGCCGCTAGTTTGCTCAGCGAATCGCTGCCCCTCTTCGGATTGGAATCTGCAAACCCGGAAGATTTTTCTGTTACTGAAATCATCATGCACAAAGGAG TTTCCGAACGAGTTCTTGCTCGAGACGAAATTCCTTGGGAGTCACTGAAGCAGATCGGGCGTGAATCCCTTCGTCAGATGCAACGTACTCGGTTTTACCTTCAACCGAAAGAAGTTCCATGCAGTGAAAACTTGGCTGTGTTTGTTAGCAATTTGCCGTTCAATCTTTCTCAGCGTCAGTATGAGAAGATCCTTCTGGACATTCTAGGGAAAG ATAATAAATACTCTTCTATCGGACCAATTTATTATGAGTATGGTTCAATGGTGTTAACCTATCAGAATTTCGATGATGCCATACAGGCTTGCTATATTTTGAAAGATGCAACGTACGAGGAACGCAGCCTATCAG CCGCTCTGTTGCCAAACATAATACCTCAACTGATTCCTCCCGGAGTGCAGCCTCTTCTGGTTTTTGTGAACGTTAAATCCGGTGGTTGCCAAGGCCTTGAGCTTGTGACGAGCTTTCGTAAGCTCCTAAATCCATATCAAGTTTATGATCTTGACATCGGCGGCCCTTTGCCGGGCCTTTACGTCTTCCGCCACGTTAAGGATTACCGTATTCTGGTGTGTGGTGGCGATGGTACGATTGGATGGGTCCTACAGTGCCTCGACAATGTAGGTCAGGACAGCGAATGTTCCTCACCTCCTTGTGCAATTGTTCCACTTGGCACCGGAAATGATTTGGCCCGCGTCTTGCGCTGGGGATCAG GTTATACTGGAGGAGAAGATCCCCTTAATTTGTTACGAGATGTCATAGAAGCCGAAGAAATTCGACTTGATAGATGGACCGTGGTTTTTCATCCATCGGACGAGAAACTATTTGAGGACGGTAAAGGTGGCTGTGGAACAGGTGGCGTCATGTCAACATCGACAGCCATTTCCAACGAGGACAACACCCAAATATTTGTTATGAACAACTATTTTGGAATTGGAATCGACGCCGATCTTTGCCTGGATTTTCATAATGCTCGAGAAGAAAATCCCAATAAGTTCAATAGCCG cTTGCATAACAAGGGCGTTTATGTTAAAATGGGCATACGCAAAATGATGGGACGCAAAATGTGCAAAGACATGCACAAAGAAATCCGGTTAGAAGTAGACGGTAAAATCGTGGAACTACCACCTGTTGAAGGAATCATCATTCTTAATATTTTAAG CTGGGGATCGGGTGCGAACCCATGGGGCTTTGAACGTGACGACCAGTTCTCAGTGCCAAATCATTGGGATGGCATGCTCGAAGTTGTAGGCGTTACCGGCGTCCTCCATTTGGGTCAAATTCAGTCGGGACTACGCTCTGCCATAAGGATTGCACAG ggtGGACATATTCGTATACGTATGAACAGCGAACTACCAATTCAAGTGGACGGTGAACCTTGGATTCAATGTGCTGGCGAAATAGTTGTGCTGAAATCAGcattgaag GCTACCatgttaaaaaagaagaaaggaaatatCCCAAGCAGCGCGATGAGCCAGACGAGCAATCATACTGCTGGAAACAGTAAAATCCGTTGCCCTGCGGTGATTCCAGCAACATCTGAGTTGGACAACAGTGGCTTCGACGAATCTCAATCTACCCCGGGTAACAAAACGCAGATCTATTCAACGACCGTGTGA
- the LOC130692904 gene encoding tRNA-splicing endonuclease subunit Sen2-like, translated as MSKENFFKRKKGARTLRYSPCSLPNYYIVGRFNGCSVEIEDVEQKQLLYSYGCFGKGNLSRSLPNFESSMNDVSETSNLMVEEAFFLSYAIGCLQVKFEEKFLNLDEIWDLFMKTTNNFLSRYLSYQHFRLSGWVVRSGLKFGGDFILYKQGPEFHHASYSVVVRDLNMSNESIDSWIQLATVNRITESVSKELVLCDVVPMHPVPKLTTPECLRHLKLNVVVLKRWVSAQERIID; from the exons ATGtcgaaagaaaatttcttcaaaagaaagaaaggtgCTCGTACCTTACGATATTCACCTTGTTCTCTGCCGAATTATTATATCGTTGGAAGGTTTAATGGTTGCAGTGTGGAGATCGAAGATGTGGAGCAAAAACAGCTATTGTATTCCTAT GGATGTTTTGGGAAAGGAAATCTTTCAAGGAGCTTACCAAATTTTGAATCATCTATGAA TGATGTTAGCGAAACTTCAAACTTGATGGTTGAAGAAGCATTTTTCCTAAGCTATGCCATTGGATGTTTACAAgtaaaatttgaagaaaaattcttgaatCTGGACGAAATCTGGGATTTGTTTATGAAAACTACCAACAACTTTTTGTCTCG ATATCTATCTTATCAACATTTTCGATTGTCTGGTTGGGTAGTCCGATCGGGTCTTAAGTTTGGCGGAGATTTCA TCCTATACAAACAAGGACCTGAGTTTCATCATGCATCTTATTCAGTAGTAGTGCGTGACCTGAACATGTCTAATGAAAGTATTGACAGTTGGATACAACTTGCCACTGTAAACCGTATTACAGAATCTGTATCAAAG GAGCTTGTACTGTGTGATGTGGTGCCCATGCATCCTGTACCTAAGTTAACCACTCCGGAATGTCTTAgacatttgaaattaaatgTTGTGGTCTTGAAGCGATGGGTTTCTGCCCAAGAACGAATAATTGATTAG
- the LOC130692920 gene encoding uncharacterized protein LOC130692920, producing MKLQAQLLEQHKILDNSKAKDAQILSLQAQLGEKNKLEQNSFQTVKEVFPNSSLTEHEDELALGEHSQLFSLPPDSVLKLNSVSAALKELLVISPCSEGSEQLWDRIWAENGCGTETQK from the exons atgaagctgcaggcccaattattggaacaacacaaaatattagataacagcaaagctaaggatg ctcaaattttgagtctacaagctcagctaggggaaaagaacaaattggaacagaacagtttccaaacagtgaaggaggtttttccaaactcatccctaactgaacatgaggatgaattggcattaggcgaacacagtcag ttattcagtctaccacctgacagtgtgttaaagttaaattctgttagtgctgcactaaaagaattgttagtaataagtccatgcagcgaaggaagtgaacaattgtgggaccgtatttgggctgaaaatgggtgtggtacggaaacccagaaatag